From the Leptospira sp. WS60.C2 genome, one window contains:
- a CDS encoding two-component system response regulator — MAIENDPNSSQDLENIFLGLRQRVVITKFSQTVQEYVKSSNPDIILMGLTFKDKKELEFVLELRRDVITHNIPILAMIPKEDANFVANHKKLGFTDYMVKPFAKQPLLDRIHSHIEEYKFSESSKTRDNVSFVVVDRGHGRVLFQCRANLKRYVFPEFKKIFTINFLKSIQSERIVFDVRVCPDLGKEEVEVFERVMKIFQNHEKIIFIAGRHMGAFIEHATDDEKMLVFMAPNEFDEYVKMEEQKKEEQRKKEKKEKFAKESNKETQQPTQVTPTNLGDVKVEINANVTSSTSKETISTEQNVNNTEVTKVTEKETSTQNSESDQAEKEKPKN; from the coding sequence ATGGCAATCGAAAACGATCCAAACTCTTCCCAAGATTTGGAAAATATTTTTTTGGGATTACGCCAACGTGTCGTCATTACAAAGTTTTCACAAACTGTGCAAGAATATGTGAAATCATCGAACCCAGACATTATCTTGATGGGTTTAACTTTTAAGGACAAAAAAGAATTAGAATTTGTGTTAGAGCTTAGGCGAGATGTGATCACTCATAACATTCCTATTTTGGCAATGATTCCAAAAGAGGATGCAAATTTTGTCGCCAATCACAAAAAACTTGGTTTCACAGATTATATGGTGAAACCATTCGCCAAGCAACCATTACTCGATCGAATTCATTCACACATTGAAGAGTATAAATTTAGTGAATCATCAAAAACGAGAGATAATGTATCTTTTGTTGTTGTGGATCGTGGTCATGGTCGTGTTTTATTTCAATGTCGAGCCAATTTAAAACGATATGTATTTCCAGAATTTAAGAAGATTTTTACAATCAATTTTCTAAAATCCATACAATCGGAAAGAATCGTTTTTGATGTGCGTGTTTGTCCAGACCTTGGAAAAGAGGAAGTAGAAGTATTTGAAAGAGTTATGAAAATTTTTCAGAATCATGAAAAGATAATTTTCATAGCTGGTCGTCATATGGGGGCATTTATTGAACATGCCACTGATGATGAGAAGATGTTAGTATTTATGGCTCCCAACGAATTCGATGAATACGTAAAAATGGAAGAGCAGAAGAAAGAAGAACAACGCAAAAAAGAGAAAAAAGAAAAATTTGCCAAAGAATCCAATAAAGAAACACAACAACCAACGCAAGTAACGCCAACCAATTTGGGTGACGTAAAAGTGGAAATCAATGCGAATGTTACCTCTTCAACATCAAAAGAAACTATTTCGACAGAACAAAATGTAAACAATACGGAAGTAACTAAGGTTACCGAAAAGGAAACCTCAACGCAAAATTCTGAAAGCGACCAAGCGGAAAAAGAAAAACCAAAGAACTAA
- a CDS encoding EAL domain-containing protein, whose translation MKNQLLTGPYYFGMKDLEVFKKHFIQENKGKPLFLIRFENITGIELTEFLDLLRTEFYACLDLEDISFGFHYLEKQNILLMGIAPLFEWDIEKFPNIENSVGKFQQQCLQNKIVSFHFGVSRTQSNFISDNEEIYSELFKSSEKNLNDNLVRWSWTYYNKANTYISGSVHEAMIQPTVIFNPKDKTYSVKGGEVFLGGGAYIGYKDLINDIPSDQDINRIELLILEKLIIACEGAPGLLKFNISPQSLIDTFSQNDRVDRLKKLILNKDLQPENIRFELVEKPYDESKYHLKDVCHAFYSHGMSFAADDFGVKSQSHQIVLDLGIMIKEFKLDPISFKFKIEEDQIKFLDNLAFIDYCKRLADNREAVITAEAVEDFDTLRFLMEHQIYQFQANILFGKMTVSDYKRDFDLLHSIHEDVVKEVLTDKILSEKQKKIGNLFLVASEEGLI comes from the coding sequence TTGAAAAATCAACTTTTAACTGGCCCTTACTATTTTGGAATGAAAGACTTGGAAGTTTTTAAAAAACATTTCATCCAAGAGAATAAAGGAAAACCACTCTTTCTGATTCGGTTTGAGAATATCACAGGCATTGAACTTACAGAATTTTTAGACTTACTTCGAACTGAATTTTATGCCTGCCTAGATTTAGAAGACATCTCATTTGGATTCCATTACTTAGAAAAACAAAATATTCTCCTAATGGGTATTGCTCCGCTCTTTGAATGGGATATTGAAAAGTTTCCTAATATCGAGAATTCCGTTGGAAAATTCCAACAACAATGTTTACAAAACAAAATTGTATCCTTTCATTTTGGAGTTTCCAGAACACAATCCAACTTTATCTCCGATAACGAAGAAATATATTCTGAACTTTTTAAATCATCAGAAAAAAATCTAAATGATAACTTGGTTCGATGGAGTTGGACCTACTATAACAAAGCCAATACATACATTTCTGGTTCCGTTCATGAAGCCATGATCCAACCAACTGTAATCTTTAATCCGAAAGATAAAACCTACTCCGTAAAAGGAGGAGAAGTTTTTTTAGGTGGCGGGGCTTACATTGGCTACAAAGATTTAATTAACGACATTCCGTCCGACCAAGACATCAATCGTATTGAATTATTAATTTTAGAAAAACTCATCATTGCATGCGAAGGTGCCCCAGGTCTTTTAAAATTTAACATTTCACCACAATCGTTAATCGATACGTTCTCTCAAAATGATCGAGTTGATCGATTGAAAAAACTCATTCTCAACAAAGATCTTCAACCAGAAAATATTCGATTTGAACTCGTTGAAAAACCTTATGACGAATCAAAGTATCATTTAAAAGACGTTTGCCATGCATTTTATTCTCACGGAATGAGTTTTGCCGCTGATGACTTTGGCGTAAAAAGTCAGTCTCATCAAATAGTATTAGATTTGGGAATTATGATCAAGGAATTCAAATTGGATCCAATCAGCTTTAAATTTAAAATCGAAGAAGATCAAATTAAATTTTTAGACAACTTAGCATTCATAGACTATTGCAAACGTTTGGCAGACAACCGAGAAGCCGTAATTACTGCCGAAGCAGTAGAGGACTTTGATACATTACGTTTTCTTATGGAACACCAAATTTATCAATTTCAGGCGAATATCCTTTTTGGAAAGATGACTGTGTCTGATTACAAAAGGGATTTTGATTTACTTCATTCCATCCACGAAGATGTTGTGAAAGAAGTATTGACAGACAAAATTTTATCGGAAAAACAAAAGAAAATTGGTAACTTGTTCTTAGTCGCATCCGAAGAAGGACTCATTTAA
- a CDS encoding response regulator, translating into MKKVLIVDDNDRYANHLKAYFDQKKIASDRAFDAKQGWEFFSKSSDYDMIISDVTMETQTSGLWMMRNIYKSGYKGVMVIASTGFDVWGVMPFSSYFLSWFCGLHWMIPKVPLKQGNVEWVPTFLARGKTNPF; encoded by the coding sequence ATGAAAAAAGTATTAATTGTAGATGATAATGATCGTTATGCGAATCATCTAAAAGCATACTTTGATCAAAAAAAGATAGCCTCTGACAGGGCATTTGACGCTAAACAAGGATGGGAGTTTTTTTCTAAATCCAGTGATTATGATATGATCATTTCCGATGTTACGATGGAAACACAAACCTCAGGACTATGGATGATGAGAAACATTTATAAATCTGGATACAAAGGAGTGATGGTGATCGCTTCCACAGGGTTTGATGTATGGGGAGTGATGCCTTTTTCTTCTTATTTTTTATCTTGGTTTTGTGGGCTCCATTGGATGATTCCCAAGGTCCCACTCAAACAAGGAAACGTGGAATGGGTTCCCACGTTTCTTGCTAGAGGAAAAACTAATCCTTTCTAG
- a CDS encoding YebC/PmpR family DNA-binding transcriptional regulator, producing MSGHSKWATIRRKKGAIDAKRGAIFTRIAKEISVAAKEGGGDPEGNPRLRLAVTKAKAANMPKDNIERAIKKGTGGLEGMVYEECLYECYAPGGVAIMVDVLTDKKSRTTPEIKSILTKLGGSLANAGAVSRLFERKGQLTLKADQISEEALFDLALGAGAEDIQVNDGMYVVLTSPAEYEAVQSALSSKGLNMEESEIKYIPMTTVEVNDKETAEKVMKLIENLEANDDVQGVSSNFELGDGVELD from the coding sequence ATGTCAGGACACTCGAAATGGGCGACGATTCGAAGAAAAAAGGGAGCCATTGACGCCAAAAGAGGCGCCATCTTTACAAGGATAGCCAAGGAAATTTCCGTGGCAGCCAAAGAAGGTGGAGGTGATCCAGAAGGAAATCCAAGACTTCGATTGGCTGTTACCAAAGCCAAGGCCGCTAACATGCCAAAGGACAATATCGAACGTGCCATCAAAAAAGGTACGGGTGGTTTAGAAGGTATGGTCTATGAAGAGTGCCTGTACGAATGTTATGCACCTGGTGGAGTTGCCATCATGGTGGATGTCCTCACTGATAAAAAGTCTCGTACAACTCCCGAAATCAAAAGCATCTTAACCAAATTGGGTGGATCTCTTGCCAATGCTGGTGCTGTCTCACGTTTGTTTGAGCGCAAAGGCCAACTCACTCTCAAAGCAGATCAAATCTCGGAAGAAGCTTTGTTTGATTTAGCACTCGGAGCTGGTGCCGAAGACATCCAAGTGAATGATGGGATGTATGTAGTTCTCACGTCTCCAGCAGAATACGAGGCGGTGCAATCGGCTCTTTCTTCCAAGGGACTCAATATGGAAGAGTCGGAAATCAAATACATTCCCATGACCACCGTGGAAGTGAACGATAAAGAAACAGCGGAAAAAGTAATGAAGCTGATCGAAAACTTGGAAGCGAATGACGACGTTCAAGGTGTGAGTTCTAATTTCGAGTTAGGCGACGGAGTCGAACTCGACTGA
- a CDS encoding acyl-CoA dehydrogenase family protein has product MDFSITDEQKALRELAKDFAKNEMIPKAEHHDHTGEYPKEILKKAFDVGLMNMHIPAEYGGAGLGVLDELIASEELFYGCSGMATAILANNLALAPVLLGADDYVMKKFIQPMTENFTLAAYAVTEPGAGSDVAGIRTTAKRVGDEYIINGSKMWITNAGHADWFFVLAKTDPNAGHKGMTGFIVDAKTPGIIVGKKEKNMGQRCSDTRGVTFEDVKVPKENMIGKEGEGFKIAMGAFDQTRPAVAIGAVGVARAALDHSIRYANTRNAFGKPISVNQGVSFMIAEMARDIEAGRLLCWQSAWLIDNGFRNTYQASIAKVFCADMAMRVTTDAVQIFGGYGFNEEYPVEKLMRDAKIFQIYEGTSQIQRVIISKFLNDGVGIETPNA; this is encoded by the coding sequence ATCGACTTCTCAATCACCGATGAACAAAAAGCCCTCCGCGAACTAGCCAAAGATTTCGCGAAAAATGAAATGATTCCGAAAGCGGAACACCATGACCACACAGGTGAATACCCAAAAGAGATTTTGAAAAAAGCATTCGACGTGGGTCTTATGAATATGCATATCCCAGCCGAATATGGTGGTGCTGGACTTGGAGTTCTCGACGAACTCATCGCCTCAGAAGAGTTATTTTATGGATGTTCTGGGATGGCAACGGCAATTCTAGCAAACAACCTCGCACTCGCACCTGTTTTGTTAGGTGCTGATGACTATGTCATGAAAAAATTTATCCAACCGATGACAGAAAATTTTACTTTGGCTGCTTATGCAGTTACGGAACCAGGAGCTGGGTCTGACGTTGCTGGTATTCGTACAACAGCAAAACGTGTAGGAGATGAATACATCATCAATGGATCCAAAATGTGGATCACGAACGCTGGTCATGCGGATTGGTTTTTTGTTTTAGCAAAAACAGATCCAAATGCTGGCCACAAGGGTATGACTGGATTCATCGTAGATGCAAAAACTCCAGGTATCATCGTTGGGAAAAAAGAGAAGAATATGGGGCAACGTTGCTCTGACACACGTGGTGTGACATTTGAAGATGTAAAAGTTCCAAAAGAAAATATGATTGGGAAGGAAGGTGAAGGTTTCAAAATCGCTATGGGTGCTTTTGACCAAACTCGTCCTGCGGTGGCGATTGGAGCAGTTGGTGTTGCTCGAGCAGCTCTTGACCATTCTATTCGTTATGCAAACACTCGTAATGCGTTCGGAAAACCAATTTCCGTAAACCAAGGTGTGAGTTTTATGATCGCTGAGATGGCTCGCGATATCGAAGCAGGTCGACTCCTTTGTTGGCAATCCGCATGGCTCATCGACAATGGTTTCCGTAACACTTACCAAGCATCAATCGCAAAAGTATTCTGTGCTGATATGGCAATGCGTGTCACTACAGATGCAGTGCAAATATTTGGTGGATACGGATTCAACGAAGAATACCCAGTAGAGAAATTGATGCGTGATGCAAAAATTTTCCAAATCTACGAAGGAACTTCACAAATCCAAAGAGTGATCATTTCTAAGTTCCTCAACGACGGTGTTGGAATCGAAACTCCAAACGCTTAA
- a CDS encoding ABC transporter ATP-binding protein yields MKYFLRLLSYSVHYRQRFVLGLIFALLTAVLNGISLTALIPLFDSLGSDKNNRFHLDLTLPEKTILVQEVLLGDDSLDGLERIKRLIISAKLQINAYTEDMEPKEVVWAVCIAVFPLYLLKLGTYLLSVFCIATAGYKAVRDIRQELFQKVQKLPLTYFYKEKTGLIMSRVINDAEIVAAVISSNLRDAVINFFYVLTHLVILIYLNSELLLLACLTVPVVILPVTLFTRKISSSTARFQEKIADLNGHIQEFISGIKVIRTFRQEKQDLKKFDNINQKVYRRTFKGQFYLQMAPSLVELTSSIVVLGYFALGAKFIYSGKFTQGEFMAFLLTLLFLMRPLTQLSQMVGKITQANSAGKRIFEIIDRDPEVIEHGEETVLEKITEGIRFEGIHFSYPGTNQEVLKGINLDIKLGETYAFVGTSGSGKSTMMDLIPRFFDPTSGQIKIDGIDIKQYSLKSLRKKIGIVTQEIFLFHGTIAENIAYGTGAASRKEVVRAARLANAHDFITKMENGYDTVIGVRGLDLSGGQRQRLVIARALLRNAEIMILDEATSALDAESERLVSRALERLFKNRTTFIIAHRLSTVRRIKNIVVIEDGEIKEQGDHDSLLEQNGIYKKLYDSQFADAEIQI; encoded by the coding sequence ATGAAATACTTTTTAAGATTACTGAGTTATAGTGTTCATTACAGACAAAGATTTGTTTTGGGTCTTATCTTTGCTTTGTTAACCGCTGTTCTCAATGGTATTTCCCTCACAGCACTTATACCATTATTTGATTCTTTGGGAAGTGACAAAAATAATCGTTTTCATTTAGATTTAACATTACCTGAAAAAACAATCTTAGTTCAAGAAGTCCTTCTCGGCGATGATAGTCTCGATGGTTTGGAACGAATCAAACGTTTGATCATCTCTGCGAAATTACAAATCAATGCGTATACCGAAGATATGGAACCCAAGGAAGTGGTTTGGGCTGTATGTATCGCTGTGTTTCCTTTGTATCTATTAAAATTAGGAACGTATTTGTTATCGGTGTTTTGTATTGCTACGGCGGGTTACAAAGCAGTGCGAGACATTCGTCAGGAACTGTTTCAAAAAGTTCAAAAGTTACCACTCACATATTTTTACAAAGAGAAAACTGGACTCATAATGAGTCGCGTCATAAACGATGCAGAAATTGTAGCTGCTGTCATTTCGAGTAACTTACGTGATGCGGTAATCAACTTCTTTTACGTTCTCACTCACTTAGTGATTTTAATTTATCTGAATTCTGAGCTCTTGCTCCTTGCTTGTTTGACTGTGCCAGTAGTGATTTTACCAGTTACTTTATTCACTAGAAAGATTTCTTCTTCGACTGCAAGGTTCCAAGAAAAAATTGCCGATCTCAATGGTCACATCCAAGAGTTCATTTCTGGGATTAAGGTGATTCGTACATTTCGGCAAGAAAAACAGGACCTTAAAAAATTTGATAACATCAACCAAAAGGTCTACAGACGTACGTTTAAGGGTCAATTTTATCTGCAGATGGCACCGAGCTTGGTTGAACTCACATCATCCATCGTCGTACTCGGATATTTTGCGTTAGGTGCCAAATTCATCTATTCTGGTAAGTTCACGCAAGGTGAATTTATGGCGTTTTTATTGACCTTGCTATTCTTAATGCGACCACTCACTCAACTTTCGCAAATGGTCGGAAAAATTACCCAAGCCAATTCTGCAGGAAAACGAATTTTTGAAATCATCGACCGAGACCCAGAAGTTATCGAACATGGGGAAGAAACTGTATTAGAAAAGATCACAGAAGGTATACGATTTGAAGGCATTCATTTTTCCTATCCAGGAACGAACCAAGAAGTTCTGAAGGGAATCAATTTAGATATCAAACTAGGTGAGACCTATGCTTTTGTAGGAACAAGTGGTTCTGGAAAGTCCACAATGATGGATTTAATTCCTCGTTTTTTTGATCCAACATCAGGTCAGATCAAAATTGATGGAATTGATATCAAACAATACTCTCTCAAATCCTTGCGTAAGAAAATTGGAATTGTGACCCAAGAAATTTTCCTCTTCCATGGAACGATTGCAGAGAACATCGCCTACGGAACCGGAGCTGCTTCTAGAAAAGAAGTGGTAAGGGCAGCACGTTTGGCAAATGCTCACGACTTTATCACCAAAATGGAGAATGGGTACGACACTGTGATTGGAGTGCGTGGTTTAGATTTGAGTGGTGGTCAAAGACAACGTTTGGTCATTGCACGTGCTTTACTTCGAAATGCAGAGATCATGATCCTCGACGAAGCAACCAGTGCCCTCGATGCTGAGTCAGAACGTTTGGTGAGTCGTGCTCTTGAACGATTGTTTAAAAATCGAACTACCTTTATCATTGCTCATAGGTTATCAACGGTTAGAAGAATTAAAAATATAGTTGTGATTGAAGACGGAGAAATCAAAGAGCAGGGAGATCACGATTCCTTACTCGAACAGAATGGAATTTATAAAAAGCTATATGATAGTCAATTTGCTGATGCGGAGATCCAAATATGA
- a CDS encoding GlsB/YeaQ/YmgE family stress response membrane protein encodes MYSFIWFLLIGLAAGWLAGRILRGKGFGIIANLVIGVVGSFLGGIVFGILGFRSYGLIAELIVAVVGAILLIFIAGMIKKR; translated from the coding sequence ATGTATAGTTTTATTTGGTTTTTACTCATTGGTCTTGCGGCTGGTTGGCTTGCGGGTCGTATCCTTCGTGGAAAAGGATTTGGAATCATTGCCAATTTAGTGATTGGTGTAGTGGGTTCGTTTTTAGGTGGAATCGTATTTGGAATTCTTGGGTTCCGCTCTTATGGCCTTATTGCGGAACTCATCGTCGCAGTGGTCGGTGCGATTTTACTTATTTTCATTGCTGGTATGATCAAGAAAAGATAG
- a CDS encoding HEAT repeat domain-containing protein has product MFQKGQDIIWKGSLWVVLVLLVSCSSSKPFQLTDVSPKYREYQGSDLDPHKTKNVVIPVTKNRKYDSFIEEAHRSIALLEFGENIALRADSRKTVGEPVDREMQAAAYLEEDLPSVVTRLPELIQTNEELINSTPNDFDGPTIGRVSYELGNILESLRQYSPKAIGIQNAIRNLRSDANNYNQGRDIAELDAKPSKDDPILINTDPEPPQKPEKTIIKKDDPATKISIKRLNRKTKITGKATEQINEMVKKEEEEVLSDEEKKDKEYTEQIRNGLVQVFRWEYYRKPKNLEKILATHPIPRVRSAAALALGRLKAGRVTLQTAIDKDGYQVRPAAFKALSDIGDKRSLSYFIAGTKAEDPEVMAVSFEGLGKTKDPAGRELILTQGLASEYVVIVAGSLRGLAYHKLDADVEIFTKFLNSPEQEVKEASIEALAIHGSRESLRILEKVAIEDPSLTLMAIDEIGKNPSLSATFALIRLNESLTEEKFTKRIGESLLRRKAFGKYAIILVEDDYLRAEPNELSRPISYIKNKEIGVIVTETKKEFAVRMGEDIVTDKYIQVKMESTLPGARSAFVTGWVFYPKIDIIEVKQLGSDGNSGKYSQLKKGKHKNLFNPVEEIKLPRKD; this is encoded by the coding sequence ATGTTTCAAAAGGGTCAAGACATAATTTGGAAAGGCAGTTTGTGGGTGGTCCTAGTCCTCTTAGTCAGTTGTTCAAGTTCTAAACCCTTCCAATTAACAGACGTTTCACCTAAGTATCGTGAATACCAAGGTAGTGACTTAGATCCTCACAAAACGAAAAACGTCGTCATTCCTGTAACTAAAAATAGAAAGTATGATTCCTTCATAGAGGAAGCTCATCGTAGTATCGCTTTACTAGAATTTGGCGAAAATATTGCCTTACGTGCTGATAGTAGAAAAACTGTCGGCGAACCCGTTGATAGAGAAATGCAAGCCGCAGCTTATTTAGAAGAAGATTTACCTTCTGTTGTGACACGCCTTCCGGAACTCATTCAAACCAATGAGGAATTAATCAATAGCACGCCAAATGACTTTGATGGACCCACTATTGGAAGAGTCTCTTATGAATTAGGAAATATTTTAGAATCTTTAAGACAATATAGCCCCAAAGCAATTGGTATCCAAAATGCAATTCGAAATCTTAGATCGGATGCGAATAACTACAACCAAGGTCGTGACATTGCTGAACTTGATGCAAAACCAAGTAAGGATGATCCGATCCTTATCAATACAGATCCAGAACCACCTCAAAAACCAGAAAAAACTATTATTAAAAAAGATGATCCAGCTACCAAAATCTCAATCAAACGATTGAATCGCAAAACAAAGATTACCGGAAAAGCGACAGAACAAATCAATGAAATGGTAAAAAAGGAAGAGGAAGAAGTCCTTTCCGATGAAGAAAAAAAAGACAAAGAATATACGGAACAAATTCGGAATGGTCTTGTCCAAGTGTTTCGATGGGAATACTACCGTAAGCCAAAGAATTTAGAAAAAATTCTAGCAACTCACCCCATTCCAAGAGTTCGATCGGCCGCTGCACTCGCTTTAGGACGACTGAAAGCTGGTCGTGTTACATTACAGACTGCAATCGATAAAGACGGATACCAAGTAAGGCCTGCAGCTTTCAAAGCACTTTCTGATATCGGAGACAAACGCTCTCTATCGTATTTCATTGCGGGAACCAAAGCCGAAGACCCAGAAGTGATGGCAGTGAGTTTTGAAGGACTTGGAAAAACAAAAGACCCTGCAGGAAGAGAGCTTATTTTAACACAAGGTCTTGCTTCCGAATATGTAGTGATTGTCGCTGGATCTTTACGAGGTCTCGCTTATCATAAATTAGATGCTGATGTTGAAATTTTTACAAAATTTTTAAATTCTCCTGAACAGGAAGTAAAAGAAGCATCCATTGAGGCACTTGCGATCCATGGAAGCCGGGAAAGTTTGAGAATTTTAGAGAAAGTGGCAATCGAAGATCCATCCTTAACACTTATGGCGATTGATGAAATAGGTAAAAATCCTTCCCTATCAGCAACATTTGCCCTCATCCGTCTCAATGAATCCTTAACGGAAGAAAAGTTTACCAAACGAATTGGGGAATCACTCTTACGAAGAAAAGCTTTTGGAAAGTATGCGATTATTTTAGTAGAAGATGACTATTTAAGAGCAGAACCAAACGAACTTTCAAGACCCATCTCTTATATCAAAAATAAAGAGATTGGGGTCATTGTAACTGAGACTAAAAAAGAATTTGCTGTGCGTATGGGCGAAGACATCGTCACGGATAAATACATCCAAGTCAAAATGGAATCGACTTTACCTGGTGCTAGGAGTGCCTTTGTTACTGGTTGGGTCTTTTATCCAAAGATTGATATCATTGAAGTCAAACAATTAGGAAGTGACGGAAATTCTGGAAAGTACTCTCAGTTAAAAAAGGGAAAACACAAAAATCTTTTTAATCCAGTAGAAGAAATCAAACTTCCTAGAAAGGATTAG
- a CDS encoding aminodeoxychorismate/anthranilate synthase component II: MFLLIDNYDSFTYILYQYLNKIAPTTVMRNDETLPLHELQNYHAVVLSPGPGLPKTSGFLMSHFSFLYPRMPVLGICLGHQTIAETFGAKLEQTTEIYHGRPSTVLHNGEGIFKSLPNLFKANRYHSWAVSKEDFPEELEVTAETKDGVIMGIRHRKWKKVFGVQFHPESILTEYGDTLLRNFYEEVHS; encoded by the coding sequence ATGTTTTTACTCATCGATAATTACGATTCATTCACATATATCCTCTATCAGTACCTAAACAAAATCGCACCTACAACTGTAATGCGAAATGATGAAACTCTTCCCCTGCATGAGCTACAAAACTACCACGCAGTTGTTTTATCACCGGGTCCTGGTTTGCCAAAAACCTCTGGTTTCCTAATGTCTCATTTTTCGTTTTTATACCCACGTATGCCAGTTTTAGGAATCTGTCTTGGACACCAAACAATCGCCGAAACTTTCGGCGCCAAGTTAGAGCAAACGACCGAAATTTATCATGGTAGGCCATCCACCGTTTTACACAATGGAGAGGGAATTTTTAAATCGCTTCCTAATCTTTTTAAGGCAAATCGATACCATTCTTGGGCGGTTTCAAAAGAAGATTTCCCAGAGGAATTGGAAGTGACAGCAGAAACAAAAGATGGTGTGATCATGGGAATTCGTCACAGAAAATGGAAAAAGGTCTTTGGTGTTCAGTTCCATCCTGAATCCATCCTCACGGAATATGGGGATACTTTATTACGTAACTTCTATGAGGAAGTTCATTCATGA